The uncultured Fibrobacter sp. region AACCGATCTGACCGATGACGCCTGTTCCAGGGAGTCCGCCTCAGCAAGAAGCGTTGCAGGCGAAAACAGCAGGAACAAAAAAATGAGAACGACTAAAGGCACGCCAACAAACTAGAAATTATGTTTCATTTCTTTTTATGCCACGAGTTGAAATATTACATTTTTACCCGATGGTTTCGTTTTTTGAATACGCAGCAAGAATGATATGTGTTTCCCTCTGCCTGGGAATCGCGTGCTGCACCTTCCCGGTCCGAACCGGTTACGACCGAAACATCGGCGACTACAAGCCCATTCCGGCAAGCGAAACGGCAAGTAAGCCCGTAGCCGCAAAGTCCACCCCTGTGGAGCAAGAAAAAGCGACCAAGAACGCCCCGGAAAACAGCGTACAAGACACCACGAAACACGCGAAGAACTCCGTCACCAAGGCACGCGAGATTATCAACAAGAAAGAAGCGGCCAAGGCGGCACAAAAGGCCGCCCCGCGGGGAAGCCTCGAAAACTACGCTCGCGGATGGATGGGTGCCAAATATGTCTACGGTGCCGCCACCAAGACCAAGACGGACTGTTCCGGTTTCGTCATGCAGGTCTACAAGGGCTACTACGGGATTTCACTCGACCATAACGCCTCCAAGATGTACAAGGACGACCGCGGAAAGTCCGTAAGCCGCGGAAGCCTCAAGGAAGGAGACCTCGTGTTCTTCGGGAGCCTCTGGAAAATCGACCATGTGGGAATCTACCTGAGCGGCGATCGCTTTATTCACGCAAGCACAAGCAAGGGCGTCATGATTTCACCCATGCAAGACAAGTACTGGGGACACAAGTACCAGGGTGGCAGAAGGTTTAAATAGTTATATTTCTACTCATGAAAAAGATTGCATTCCAGGGCCGAAAGGGTGCCTACAGCGACTGTGCCGCACATTACCTATTCGGGGACGACATCAAGACACTCCCGATGGACACCTTCGAGGAAATCTACCAGGCAATAGAAACCGGCGAAGCCGATGGCGGAGCCATTCCTATCGAAAACTCGACGGCAGGTTCTATCGATGCCAACTACGACCTGCTTTACAAGTGGCGCCACCGCATCGTGGGCGAAGTCATGCTACGCATCGAGCATACCCTTTGCGTGATGCCGGGCGT contains the following coding sequences:
- a CDS encoding NlpC/P60 family protein, which codes for MICVSLCLGIACCTFPVRTGYDRNIGDYKPIPASETASKPVAAKSTPVEQEKATKNAPENSVQDTTKHAKNSVTKAREIINKKEAAKAAQKAAPRGSLENYARGWMGAKYVYGAATKTKTDCSGFVMQVYKGYYGISLDHNASKMYKDDRGKSVSRGSLKEGDLVFFGSLWKIDHVGIYLSGDRFIHASTSKGVMISPMQDKYWGHKYQGGRRFK